The Piliocolobus tephrosceles isolate RC106 chromosome 12, ASM277652v3, whole genome shotgun sequence genome includes the window gctgggagtataaattagttcagccattgtggaagacagtgtggcgattcctcaaagacttaaagacagaaataccatttgacctgcCAATCCCATTATTGTGTATATACCTGACGGAATAGAAATTGTtcaattataaagacacatgcacaggtatgttcattgcaatactattcacagtagtaaagacatggaaccaacctaaatgcccatcaatcatagactggataaataaaatgtggtatatatacagcatggaatactatgcagccatagaaaagaaagagatcatgtcctttgcagggacatggatggagctggaggccattatccttagcaaactaatgcaggaacagaaaaccaaatatcgcatgttctcacttgcaagtgggagttaaatgatgagaacacatggatacagaggggaacaacacatactgggacCTGCCAGAGGGTGTAGGGTGGGAGGATGGAGAGGACCAGGAAAAATATCTAATGGGTACTACGCtcaatatctgggtgatgaaataatctgtagaaCAAACACCCATGACATAGTTTAgctacgtaacaaacctgtacacgtacccctgaacttaaaagttaaaaaaatacgcTGGAAGTTACACATCACATTCAGGATAGGACTACCCCTGGGGAAGAGGGAAGGTGAATGGAAATGGAGTGAAGGTCAAGGaaacctcaattttttttctgtaaagttttCATTccttaaaagaaagacaaagtaaATATACCTAAATGTTAACAACATTGAAATCTGAGTAGTGGAAACACTGGTGTTTATTATATTTGATGCCAGGGACATTGTAGGTACTCAATtaatattatttgttgaatgagtatgcttttctgttttaaaagtttcTCCAACAAGCACACACAATTTTCAAATTAGCAGAACGTGCTACAAgagcaaagaaaagggaatgaagtGAGGTGGGGAAGGCTTGAGAAATCCCTGTGGAAAGAGTGATTTCTGATCTATATAAATCTGTACCACCATACATGGGGTGCAAGCTAAAGACATAGTTCTACCTCCACCTTACCTTAATGCTGTAAGGTTCTGGATAAGCATCCAGAAAATGATCTTGAACACTTAGTCCTTTCAAGTAAATACCGGATCCTCAATTTTCTCTTCCAATAGACACTGGGTGGTGCTATTGTCCAAAAATTCCTCCCCGTCACAGATTTACTACTTCAATCTATAGACATCTCCACAACCAATGTGTCTTGTGGGCCAAAGTGCTAGGGATTGGGGACATAAAGGTGAATAGCTTCAGTTGTTCTGTGATTATAAACTGATTGCTATCGGGTTCCATGGCCGAGAAAGTTGCAAATGTGACTGTTACATTTCATAGGAGAGCACTACTGTGACAGAAATGTCCAGTTGTAGGGGTGAATGGCCCTGAACCACCCACCCTCACCATGAGCACCCCTACTCCACCACCTGGCCAAGGATTAGAGCAGACAACACCGAGCCCCACTCCCAACCTACTGTTAGGTTTTCATAGAGTCCTTAGGCCCCAGTGGCTATAAAAAGCCCAGAGAGCCTAAATACCGGTCATTAAGCTTGGACGTCGGAGTTCCAGATGTTCTAAGCTCACTGGGCAAGATGTGTCTGCTTATTGCAAAGGCCTCTGTTATTGTGAAGGAGTGAGTGTACTTTGGATGAAGGGAATGTGGACCCTCAGGACTAAAGCagtgggagaggccagggaggtggggcctagGGAGGCGAGGTCTGCTCTGACGTCACCAAGCCCCAGATCTTAGAAGAGATGGTGGGCGCAGGCTCTGGAGGCTCAGCCGAGGAGGCGAAGGAGGAGAGTCCGGAAATCCTCAGCCAATCAGAGAGGGCTGGGGCGGCGCCTGCTACAGGGCTTAGTACTGCAGGGCTCTGCGCGGGAACGCTAACCTGGTGCGGAGCGAGCCTGGGTGTCAGCCCAGCATACGGCCTTTCACGAGTCTTCAAGCTTTCAGGTGAGGACCCGCGGCCTTGCAGGAGCCAGAGGACCATGGGGACGGGAAGGCGTGGGGGTCGCGAGGCGGGGGATGCCGCGCCTTCGGGCGCCAGAGGGGCCGGGGTTGGGGCTGGCGTTTGGCGTCTGCGCCGCCGCCAGGCCCGGCGAGTCCGAGCCTTTGTCTTCCTGGGGCGCCGCCTTCTGCGCGCGATGCCGAGCCCTCCCGGGGGCCGGTCCCTGGAAACAAGGCCCCGGGGCGGGGGTAGGGGACCCTTAAAGCGGCCAGTCCGCGGATGAGGAGTTTGGGGGCCGCCCGGAATGGGCCCTCTGGTACTGGGCCCTGGTTCCTTTCTCTCCCGTGGCTGTCAGACTGGGCGTCCGACAACTCTAATAGTTATTTGAAAAAGTATGCAAACTGCTCCTGACAGACAGGCTTATGCGCCTGGCCCTGCTATTTATTTGTTAGTTCCAGTTTCCCAGCTCCGAGCTTGGCGTCTGATCGCTTGGCAGAGGAGGGTCTTAGGGTAACCTCGACGGAATGGAGGCTGTTCGGCACTTCTCACTGCTTGGGGGCCTCTCCATTCTACTCCAGGGACTAGACGAAAGTGTCTTGCTCCACTAGGGTGGGGCCAGGCTTGCTCATGAAAGCTCTGCCTGGGATATCCTATTGTCTCTTCTGAAGAAACTCGGGACTTTCACAGGGCACCAGCCATTTCGTCAGGTCCGCAGCTACGCACCTCTGAGCCTCATCTCCTCCCTCTCTGCAGAGAAAACATGGTGAAAGAAGACTTCTATTTGGTTTATTCCATTCTAATGAAGTCCTGGGTCTGATCCTAGTTAGCTGTCCCTTCTTACAACGTTTACAAATCAGTGCCACAAGGAGCTATTATGAGTCGTGTATTGTAGTGCCTTAATGTACTGTCGTCTCTGGggatttaaaatagaaagaaattagtACAACTTATCTCACTCTTTTTTGTGTGCTGCTCCCTATCTCCcaagaaaaatggcaaaaaccaaAAGTAAATAGCAAGTGAAGATGCTCAAATGGTGCTATGTTCTGTTACAAAATAATTACCTGGTTAAAgccagtctttattttttcttctatcccTGTCTGGTCTTGTGCTTCTATCACCTCTATTTTATCCTTGCTGTGATTTTAAGAGTCAGacatattggctgtgggtttctagAACATCTTGGTTTCTGGTGCATTCTGATCCAATGGCATTTACTGCCTATCAGAAACGGCTAATGATGAGTTGAAATTATTCTAACAAAAATATAACTCTTCTAATATCTGTTGCTGTTTTTCTGTTGAAAATGAGCAGATAGACTATACATTGATAGGAAATGTGAAAATTTTTGCTTGTGACCCCTTAGTCCGAAGATAGTTCTGCCAGgtaagttttcttaaaaatgtttttttctgtccgtgcgtggtggctcacgcctgtaatcccaccactttgggaggctgaggcgggcagatcacttgaggccgggagttcgagaccagcctggccaacatggtaagccccccccccccctactgaaaatacaaaaattagccgggcgtagtggcgtgtgcctgtaatcccagcttcttgagaggctgaggcagaggaattgcttgaacccgggaggcggaggttgcagtgagctgggatcgtgccactgcactccagcctgggcgacagagcaagatcctttctccaaaaaaaaaaaaaaaaaagttttttcttttcaggcTTTCTTCTAGTCAAGATGAGTGATAAACCAGACTTGTCGGAAGTGGAGAAGTTTGACAGGtcaaaactgaagaaaactaatactgaagaaaaaaatactcttcCTTCAAAGGAAAGTAAGTCATGGAGGGTTCTGATGGAAACAAACAGTAGAGAAAGTTAATAGGTTCACTAAATAAACCTATCTTCTAGTAAAGTTTTGATGCAAAGTAAGCAATAATTAGAGTACCATGGTATTTAATGCAGCAGTTAAAACTATCAAATAGTTTTCTTCTGGTTCTCATATGATGGGCCCAGTAGTGATAGGGGAATAAAAAACTAGTTTCTtgttagaaaattattaaaaccACATTAAAACCAGTCTTGGGATATTGGATGTAGCACTAAAAAACACTTAGTTTTTGTCTACTTTTGGGTATTTGGCATTTTTCTGCATTTAGAAATTTGAGTCCATAATATTATCCCTAAATAACCCTGTAGACTGCAGTTTTGGCTTTCTATATCTGATGACAAGATAAGGTGAGACAACAAATTTAGATCTTGGTGTACTCAAAGCTCTCGGATTCAAGGGATCGGTTTTGCCCTCTGGAGTTAGACCCTGCTGGAGAAACTCTAAGCATATTCACAAAGGCTGAGGGGCACTTTTTGTTATGTCACTTTTATTTGAGAGTTGCAACAAtagttaaaattatttgaaagtgtCTAATTTCCTAACTGTGTAGTGATAGATAAATCTGAAGAAAGTGCTTCACTTACTCCTCTGTCTTGAATAGTCTAAAAAAATGACAACAGCATTTGGAAAAACAAACCCTACAGTTGATGTAGTTTCTAATGAATGTTCAGGTGGTTAACatacacacgcatgcatgcacacaccccACTGTGAGTTTTGTAGTTAATGCCTTGGCATTCTAAATTTAAAGCATGTATGGCAGCCTTCAATGATTTACAAAGAGCTCTTTTGGAAGAAGCTGAACTTAGTCTTAGGAAAAttcttttgtaatgttttgtttcttttatcccCCCAGCTATCCAGCAGGAGAAAGAGTGTGTTCAAACATCGTAAAATGGGGATCTCCTCCAAAGAGCAGATTTCAACATTGTCTGACAGTCTTggttttaggtttgtttttttgtaaccCTATGTGTTTGTAAAGATTTCAGGCATCTTCTGATTTCTTCTCAACTGTATTCCCTGGCTAAGAGGTTGGGGTAGTGAATATTTCCTTAAGTTCCTTTTTAAACTTCCCATTGGTATGTAAATTCCAAATGGCAGATGCTGTCAATAATCTTGCCATTGATGACCTTTGTATGTGTAGTCCTTGCATCTCATACAGGATAAGCCAATTTTAACCTTCTACAATGGATGCCTCAATTGTTTTGTAATCTTCATGAAGTTGCATCCTTTTGCAGCTTCTTATAGTTTATTTTCACTTCCAAtgtagcaataaaataataaatataatagttATTGTGTGATTGTTGTGGTTCATTCTGGTAGGTAGTCTAAGGAATGAAAAGTACACAAGGCTACCCTTTCAGCCAAACAAAATGGTTGAAGGAAAACTTTTAGCAGATTATTCCTTGGGGGAAATACTCAATTCTGTCCAGGTCCAGTGAGTCCTGACTTGGGGATGGTAGGTGCTTTTTCTTTAGAGTTGGAATCACAGAGTTAAGAGAACCTTGGGAGAGAAGGTCATGTGGACTAATCTCCTTATTGCAGAATGAAGCAATGAAAACAGGGTCTGATGTGATCTGCTCAAGGTGAATAAGGGCTGGAATTCAAGCTGGGCTCTCTTTCCTTCTGGAAAGTATTTTTCAGCTCAATGGGAGTTAACATCCAAGACTGAAGTTGGATGGAGAAAGGGGCAGGAGGCACTTGCTAACAAACACCACATTAAGCACATCACATCTTCTAATGACCTGTAGCACCGAACTTCTGGTATGATTTTTTCTACTGAACAGAATTTGCTGTTTTATGAACTAAACACTTCTGGTGTTCATGGTGAGCATAAATGCTATGGATGAATTTTGTCACCTGTGACcccccaattcatatgttgaaaccctaatccttAGTGTTATTGTATCTTTAGATAAGTTGTTTCAGAGGTAGTTTAGGTTATGAAGTGATAACAGTCAGGGCCTCATCCAATAGGACCATGGCCttataaggagagagagagggaccaGTCTGCAACTTgcgaggacacagcaagaaggtggctgtctacaagccaggaagagagtgcTCACCAGAATGTGACTGTGCTGGACATCGACTTGAGATTTCTagactctagaactgtgagcaagtaaatttttgttgtttaagtcacctagtctatagtattttgttacgGTAGCCTGAGCTAATACAATAAGGAATATGTATAAATGCATGCATTTTAATTCCTGCCTTTAAACAATACTTttgtccctttttaaaaattattattttattttatttttatgagacagggtcttgctctgtcacctaggctagagtgcagtggtacaatcatagctcatcgcagccttgacctcctgggcttaagcaatcctcccacctcagcttccctagtacctgggactacaggcacatgccaccacacccagctaatctttctgattattagtagagatgagatctcgctatgttgcccaggctgatcttgaactcctgggctcaagcaatctgcctgtctcaacctcccaaagtgctgggattacaggcatgagctaccatgcccagcctactttaaTCATGTGTATAAAAACaaatcacctataatcccaccaatTAGAAGTAGTAACCATCCAGACTTGTGATCTATTAATGTACATATCTTCCTACAAAGATGGATTATACCATTCATACCTATTTTCAACCTCAAGTATTATCTTACCTCCCCCTTTCTAAGGGCTCACATTCTTAAATAATCAGTGGGATTACATGAAGTGGAAGCTGTTTTCTCTGCTATAGcttaaagtttcaaaatcaaAACAGTAGGTAGGTCAATTTTGATCAAGTGCCGATGAGGTGACACAGTCACAGGGCTTAGTGTAGCCAGAGGATTTGAACCTTGGAAGTAACCATGTTAGTTAATAGTACCTTATCTTCTACCTGAGGCAATTGTCCAGTAGAGTTGCTCAGCTCCTTGCGGTTCTCTGGAAGTGCACCTTTGTTTTACACTGAAGTCTGCACCTCCGTGGTATGCAAACTGTTCTCAGGAATAGTATGTATTTCAACGGGAATTCCTTGATATGGATCATGTTGACAAAACTTAATGAGGGTATCCTTGATCTGCTACTACTGTTTTTCTTGGTATGATGCTTATAATTTGTTAGTTACATGATGCACGCCAATTCCTTTAGTTCCTTCTTTCAGCAAAACACACCATTAGATCACCGATGCTCACTTATTGCCCTTTACCTGCTTTCAGCCACAGAGACGGATAATCAGATGTATTCATTTCCCGTTCCAGTCTTCAACATCAAGACCCATTTCTCCTCTCCCTTGCCTATAATTGGTCTATGTCAGTCACCCTTACACTTCTAGTCAGCATTCCACAGCTGGATTATGGTGCGTTTTAAACATTATTTCACTAACGCTCCGGTATACTTTCTGAATTTACAAAGCAACACACAAGAAGAAAGTCCTAATCATTCAATGTTTACAAAAATGACTACTCACGAGACTAAGTGCTTAGAACCGTATGCAAGAATTAATATTCTTTGGTGGGACATTTTTATGTCCTATGGAAAACTTCTGACAAGTTCATACAGCACCAATGAGCCTGATAGAAATAAAGTGATTGAGGGGAATGCAGTGTTCTTCAAACAACTCCATAGTTACTTTTTATCCCTGCAAAGGCAAACAGCTCTGAAAAGAGGCTTCAGCTTCCATAATTTTGTTAGGGATGTGTAAGACAGTCTCAAAGCACCACACGGGGACATTTATTGCAGTTAATTTTGTGAAAGATTTTTTCAGTCACTTTTGGAAGcaaacttttttattctttttgaaatacttttatgagattttcttaaaatgcaaaaataagtaataatcCTGATAAGGTGGGTCAATGGCCCTAAATCCTTAGTTTATCTATTTGAAGGAGAGCTGTGGAGGTATTATGGCCCAGCACAGTTAGTCAGCATTGGgcctaaaatgaaaaacagacttCTCCATGGCCTCCTTGATCAGCCACCGGCCCCCTATTTCCACCTGCACTGTTCACGAAAGCTCTCTGGAGCATCTTGCATTGCCCACATTCTTTCTCTTGAGCACTTGTGACTCTGCCACAGGTGAAATCCTCTGTGGTTGGTCTCTCCTGCCAGGGTTTTATCACACTATTATGAGTTGCAGAAGGATTTTGTTTCTGTAGATTATCCAGGGTTCGTTTTATCATTTGCTTGAATTGACATCCTAATGAGGTGTCGGCCTCCTACTCGGAAGGGGAATTTACAACATATTTTGAAAGTACTGATAACAACAATACAATAGACAAACACAGGGCTTTCAAGCAATTCATCATACATTTCCAAGGATTGAAATCCCAGAATATGTTCTCTCTCCACAGAAGTGAGTGCTAgatataaataatactttttaaaaagtagctggaaAGTCACAACTGTTTTGAATCTCAGCAATATagatatagaaaaacaaacacacacccaACGGGCCAAGAAGACAATACGATGTAAATTATATTGTATTAACATTCACAGGAATATTAACATTGACATcccaggaggagaaaggagggatCATCTTAGTTCTCTTAGTGCCTCATCATCTTTTTCTTAGTCATTGCAAGGAGCAAGCGACATGCCCCACTACCAGCTACAGATTCATATCTCCAAATCAACACATTTGAAAGCAAGTGAGCAAAAAGTCACAGAGCAAGCAAAAATCATTCTCTGTCCCTCTTCCATGTAATATGGCAACACCAAGGAACGCACATACTGT containing:
- the TMSB15B gene encoding thymosin beta-15B — translated: MSDKPDLSEVEKFDRSKLKKTNTEEKNTLPSKETIQQEKECVQTS